One Triticum dicoccoides isolate Atlit2015 ecotype Zavitan chromosome 4B, WEW_v2.0, whole genome shotgun sequence genomic window carries:
- the LOC119292801 gene encoding O-fucosyltransferase 9-like, giving the protein AKYLTGWIIFGLFTDLPTSNGYLIVEANGGLNQQRLSICDAVVVASLLNATLVIQIFHLNSIWRDPSKFSDIFDEDRFIGTLRQHVRVVKELPKDVLLHFNHNISSIQNMRTKAYSSPDQLFVTHRGAILVFLIIYLDAILISLIPKLLAPLPGACWCKDPCLPSEKCKGWINWHSQLMFSSLSLRRHASLNTILGVGMMLRGMGFDNTTFLYVAFGKIYNAAKYMAPLRQMFPLLQTKDTLALSEELAEFEGYSSRLAALDYTVCVQSEVFVTTQGWNFPHFLMGHRRYLLGGNAKAIKPDKRKLVLSFDDPNIRSEPNDSIYTFPMPDCMCQQDGI; this is encoded by the exons GCTAAATACCTGACTGGCTGGATCATTTTTGGGCTCTTTACAGATTTGCCGACTTCAAATGGGTATCTCATAGTTGAAGCAAATGGTGGTCTGAATCAACAGCGTCTTTCT ATCTGCGATGCAGTTGTTGTGGCCAGCTTGCTTAATGCAACTCTTGTGATCCAAATATTTCATTTGAATAGCATTTGGCGCGATCCTAG CAAATTTAGTGATATTTTTGATGAAGATCGTTTTATCGGGACACTCAGACAACATGTAAGAGTTGTGAAGGAACTCCCAAAAGATGTTCTGCTGCATTTCAATCATAATATAAGCAGCATACAAAATATGCGAACTAAAGCCTACTCATCCCCAGATCAATTATTTGTTACACATCGAG GCGCCATATTAGTGTTTCTTATTATCTACCTTGATGCCATACTAATTTCTCTGATTCCAAAATTGCTGGCACCACTTCCTGGTGCCTGTTGGTGCAAGGACCCATGCCTTCCATCTGAGAAATGTAAAGGATGGATCAATTGGCATAGTCAGCTCATGTTTAGTTCTTTGTCTCTCAGACGGCATGCATCTCTCAACACAATCCTAGGT GTTGGTATGATGCTGCGAGGCATGGGGTTTGACAATACAACCTTCCTCTACGTTGCCTTCGGTAAAATATACAATGCTGCAAAATACATGGCTCCCCTTCGCCAGATGTTCCCTCTTCTACAAACCAAGGACACTCTtgcattgtctgaagagcttgctgAGTTTGAG GGGTACTCTTCTCGGTTAGCAGCATTAGATTACACCGTCTGTGTTCAGAGCGAAGTGTTTGTGACAACTCAAGGGTGGAACTTCCCTCACTTTTTGATGGGACACAGGCGTTACCTATTAGGAGGGAATGCAAAGGCAATAAAACCCGACAAACGGAAGCTGGTCTTATCTTTTGACGACCCAAATATCAGGTCA GAACCTAATGATTCCATATACACCTTCCCAATGCCTGATTGCATGTGCCAACAAGATGGAATATGA